From the Bradyrhizobium ontarionense genome, the window GCCACCGAGGACAGCGGCAGTTCCGGCGGGAGGCAGATCCGGGTGGCGCCCTTGGCGGCATGAAACGCGGCGCTGGCCTCGTTGTAGATGTTGACGAAGGGACCGATGGCGTGTGGCCGGCCGGCGATCGATTTGAGGCAGGTGAGGTCGTTGACCTCGACCAGACCGCCGCCGAACTCGGCGAGTCCTGCCGTCTGCCGGCGCTCGCGCCGCAACGACACGAGGGCCAGCGATCCCAGCAGCACCTGCTTGCCGGCCGCCGTAAGCCGCTCGATGACTTCAGGCAAATAGGGCTCGAAGAACGACGCGCGTTTCGAGCAGACGACCTCGCCGACCACGACGTGGTCGACCGGCGCCTCGTCGGCGATACGAAAGTAGAAGTCCCGCCAGCGCTCCGGCTGCCAGTTGTAGAGCACAGGCCCCAAAGTGAGTTGTATTTGCTGCACGCTTTGATCCGCCGCTGTCATTTGGTCCTAACGCCAGGTCTTGCGGTAGGCGCCCTGCGTGGTGGCCTGCCCTTCGGTGAACGCCGTGAGATCGGGCCCGTCGGCGGACCGGCCGGCATCGAGCGCGGCGAGCACGCTGCGGAAATGCCGCACCACGCCATCGACATAGGCGCGGCCGCGCTGCCGTCCCTCGATCTTGAGCGCGGTGACGCCGGCCTCGCGCAGGCCGGCGAGCAAGGTCGTGGCATCGAGACTGACCGGATCCTCGAAGATGTAGCCAGCGCCCTGCGCGGTCGAGAAGCGGCCCTTGCACAGCGTTGGATAGCCCGCCGGCTCGTTGCGTCCGAAGCGGTTGATGGTGAAGCCGCCGAGCCGCGAGGTCGTTCCCTGTGGCGTCTCCTGATAGGCGACGTGGCTGGGCGGCGAGCACACGCCCTGCATGTTCGGCGACTTGCCGGTGGCGTAGGATGACAGCGAGCAGCGTCCTTCGGCCATCACGCACAGTCCGCCAAACACGAACACCTCGGTCTCACAAGCTGTCTCACGGGTGATCTCGGCGATCTCGGGCACGCTCAGCACGCGCGGCAGCACGACGCGGCGGGCGCCGAAATTCTCGGCATAGAACGCGATCGCATCGACGTTCGCCGCCGCCGCTTGCACCGAGACATGCAGTCGCTGTTCCGGATGACGCCGCGCGGCATAGTCCATCAGCCCGACATCGGCGAGGATCAGGGCGTCGGCTCCCGCCTCCGCGGCATCGTCGACCGCGCGGCGCCACACGTCGACGGCGCCGGCACGCGGGAAAGTATTGATCGCGACCAGCACCTTGGCGCCACGCCGATGCGCGAACGCGATCCCATCGCGCAGCTGCTCGCGGCTGAAATTCAGCCCCGGAAAGTTGCGTGCATTGGTCTCGTCGGCGAATCCACAATAGACAGCATCAGCGCCGGCCTCGACCGCGCTCTTCAGCGCCGCTGGCGTCCCTGCCGGACAGATCAGCTCCATCGTCGCATCCCGCCTTCGTTCGTCGTCGATTTCAGGAGCGAGTCGCGCGCGGCCGCGAGCAGGCGCTGCGCGGGTTCGCCGAACGGACCCGAAAGCGCCGCGATCTCACCGACCAAGTCCAGACCTGCATCATCAATCGCGTTGCGCAGCGCCAGCACCGCCTCGATATCGCCCTCGATCACGAGCTGGCGCGCGAACATCAGAGCATCGCCGTCGAGCCGGCCCTCGACCAGCGCCAGCAGACTCACGATCGAGGCCGAGATGGCAGCATCGACGTCGGTGGGCAGCTCGCGCACCGCCGCGAGTTGCGGCTGCCCTGGCCCTGCCTGAATCACGAAGGCGAACGGCAAATCGGTCGGCTTGATGCCAAAGCGCTTTCCGCGATGAGACCCGAGCCGGTCAAACAGATGCGGATGGCGGCGCAGAATCCCGCGCAGGACGGCGCCGAGCGCGATCTGCAGGGGCAGCAACGGCAACGGCCGCAGCACCTGCCTGAGCAGCGGCGGCAAGAGTGGCAATGACGTCGAGGACGCGTCCTGAAGAGAGCTCATGGTGCAAGCTCTGGCCGGATCGGTGGCGGAAGTATTTGACCCGGAACAAAGATCACCGCGATTGTTCCAGCTACGAGGTGCTTTTTGAACGGAGCCCTTTCGGTGCGACGTGATGTCCCTCGCTTCCGCGAGCTATCGGATTTCCTGCGCTTTCTCGACGAGCGGGGGCAGCTGCGACGCATTCGCGATCGCGTCTCGGTCGTCCACGAGATCACCGAGATCCATCGCCGCGTCATCTCGGCCGAAGGACCGGTGCTGCTGTTCGAACGGCCGATCAAGGCGTGCGGTTCGCTCTCGACGATGCCGCTCGTCACCAACCTGTTCGGCACCGTGGAGCGGGTGGCCTGGGGGATGGGCGTGGAGCCGGAACGATTGGCGGAGCTCGGCGAGATGATGGCAGAGCTGCGCGCCCCGCAGCCGCCGCGCGACCTCAGGCAGGCGCTGCAAAAGCTGCCGCTGGCGCGCGCAGCGCTGTCAACCCGGCCGAGGCTGCGCTCAGCCGCGCCGGTGCATGAATGTGTCACGATGGGTGATGACATCGATCTGACCACGCTGCCGGCCCAGATCTGCTGGCCCGGGGAGCCGGCGCCGCTATTGACGTGGCCGCTCGTCATCACCGTCCCACCGGACGCGTCCGCCGGCGAGCAGGAAAACGTCGGCGTCTACCGCATGCAGGTGCTCGGCCGGGACCGCGCCATCATGCGCTGGCTCGCGCATCGCGGGGGCGCCCGCCACCATCAGCAATGGCAGGCGCAGGGGCGCGACATGCCGATCGCGATCGTGATCGGCGCCGATCCCGCCACCATCCTCAGCGCCGTGCTGCCGTTACCCGAGACCGTCTCCGAGTTGCGCTTCGCGGGCATATTGCGCGGCGAACGACCCGAGCTCGTCGCGTGCCTCACGGTGCCGCTATCGGTCCCAGCGACGGCTGAGATCGTGCTCGAAGGATTCGTCTCAGCAACCGAAACTGAACCTGAAGGCCCTTATGGCGACCACACCGGCTACTACAATGCTGTCGAGAGCTTTCCGGTGCTTCGGGTCACCGCGATCACAACGCGTCGTAGCCCATTGTATCTTTCGACATTCACGGGGCGCGCTCCGGACGAGCCGTCTCGGATCGGCGAGGCGCTGAATACGTTGTTCGTTCCGTTGATCCGACAACAATTCCCGGAAGTCGTCGACTGCTATCTGCCGCCGGAGGCCTGTTCCTACAGGATCGCTATCGTGGCGATCCAAAAGCGCTATCCGGGCCAGGCGCGGCGCATCATGCTCGGCCTATGGTCGATGCTGCCGCAGTTCAGCTACACCAAGCTCCTCATCGTGGTCGACCACGACATCGACGTCCGCGACTGGCGCGCAGTGATGTGGGCCGTGGCGACGCGCAGCGACTCCTCGCGCGACCTGCTGCCGCTTGCAAACACGCCGATCGACTACCTCGATTTCGCCTCGCCGAAATCGGGCCTCGGCGGGAAGCTCGGCATCGACGCCACGACCAAGCTCGGCGCCGAGACCGAGCGCGCCTGGGGCGAGGTGCTGGCGATGGACCCCGGCGTGGCGGCGCGGGTCGACGCGATGTGGCCGAGCCTCGGCCTCACCGAGGCCGGAGCCGGTCGAGCGGCCTCGGCATGAGCGGGCAGCGCCACATCATCGTCGGCATCAGCGGCGCCTCGGGAGCCGCGATCGGCGCGCGCATCGTCGAACGGCTCGCTGAGCAGCCGCAATGCGCGGTCCATCTCGTGGTGTCGGGCGCTGCCGCGCGCACCTTGCACGCGGAGGTCGGCCCGGACAGCCTGGCGCGGCTGCGCGATCTCGCGACGCATGTTCATGACGTCACCGACATCGGTGCTTGCATCGCCAGCGGCTCGTTTTCCGCAGCCGGCATGATCGTGGCGCCCTGCTCAATCCGCACCCTGTCGGCGATCGCCTGGGGCCAGCTCGACAATCTCCTGGTCCGCGCCGCCGATGTCCAGCTCAAGGAGCGGCGCCGGCTGATCCTGCTGGTGCGCGAGAGCCCGCTGCATCTCGGCCATCTGCGAGCGATGACGCAGGCCTCCGAGATTGGTGCAATCATCGCGCCCCCACTGCCGGCATTTTACCTGAGGCCGCAGTCGCTCGATGACGTCGTGGAGCAAATCGCCTGCCGCGCCATCAACCTGCTCGGCGTCGCCGGGCTCCGCACAAACGCTCGAGAATGGGACGGCTCCGGCGACTGCAACCTCCGACCTCTCATGAAATAGCGTGGTCGGCGGTGTTGCCGGGCGGCATGGTGGCGCGAGCAACGGTCCCGCTGCCGCGCCGCTTCGCATAGCCGCCTGACTTCGCTCCGTTGTGGAGCGTCACCAGGATGAGGTCACGACAGCGCTCTCCCAGGTGCGCGCGTTGGCACGCCAGAACTCCGCGTCTGACAACGTTGGCGCAATAGTATTGGAAAGTCACGATTGGACGACATGCGCGCCAAATGCGCCAGCGGCGATGGTCGGGGCGATGATCCTGGCGTGCGCGATTGATGACCCGGTGCTGTCCGACGAAGTGCTCGATCAAACGCGCGCCTGGCTGAAGGCGCAGGCCATGGACCATGGACGCGGTTCCCCGCCGGCGAGACGATGATGCGAGACAGGGCGCCGCGGGATAGCCGTTGTAGCGCACGAGTTGAAGCGGGTCCTCGCCCCACACAGGTGTGACCACCTCCGACAAGGACACCTCCAAGCGCCGGTACTGGCGCTCCCGTCGAGTTCATCAAGCGGATAAAGGACTGCTTTTCCGATCTTGACGAATGCCGGGCCCACCCGCAGTACTCGCCGGTTACGCAGCGTCCCGACGCTTACGACGCCACGGTAGCGCACCGAGACTTCATCCGCCGTCAGGTATTTTCGATCGCCCATTGAGCGCGCCAGTATAGCGGGCCTCAAGCTAAACCGATTGTTTCGGCGGCCTTGCGAAACAGCAAGGCCGCATCGGCGGAGAACTGGAACGCGTTCAAATAATCATCGACGGTGAACAGAGGCCGCACTTTGCGGATTGCGCTCGCGTAAGCACGCGCCTGCTCGATCTGGCCTGTGAGCGCGTGACAGAAGGCGGCGATCGCGAGGATCAGAACATGCGCGTTCGGTTGCATCGCCGCCCTCGCCGACCAGGCGGCGGCCTCGTCAAACTGCTCGAGCCGCACATGGGCCATCGCCTTGCTTCCCAGCATGCCGAACAGAAGTGGATCGAATGGACTCAGAAGGCGCGAGTGGTCGGCAGCCTTGATCGCGGCAAGCGGATCGCCTGACTGCGAATGTACGAAAGCGAGCGCGTAGTGACCGAGCGCGAAATTCGGACTGAGGTCTACGGTGTGCTGCAACTCGCCGATCGCGTCGTCGTGCCGGCCGCTGAGCCAAAGTGCCCGCCCCATCGCCCAATGCACCGCGGGATCGTGTTCGTCAACGATCAGGCCGCGCCCCGCGGTCTCCAAGGCGTGGATCGTTTGCTGTTCGCGATCGCCCCAATGCTGGAATGCGCTCTGCCAATGGGTGAACGAAAGGCCGGCATGGGCACGTGAGAACGTTGGATCGAGCCGCACAGCCATCTCGAAGAACTGCCTGGCGGTTTCGTTCTCCCTCTGGGTGAAGCGGTACATATGCCAAAGGCCGCGGTGATAAGCCTGCCACGCATCGAGCGAGTCCGGTGGCCTCAGCACCGCGCGATTGCGCTCAACTGTTTCGATCTCGCTCGCGATCAACGCGACAATCCGGTTGCCGATGTCGTCGATGACCGAAAAGACGTCGTCCTGCTTGCAATCGAAATCCTCCGTCCAGAGGATTCTCGCCGTGGCGGTCTCTATCAATTCTACACTTACGCTAAGCCGGCCGAGCCGCCGGCGAACCGATCCGCTGGCCACGTAGTCGACATTGAGCCGTCGGCCAGCTTCTTCTGGTCCGATGCGTCGGCCGCCGAGCGCAAAGACGGACCCCTCGGCAATGACGAAGAAGTTCCGCAGCTTGGCGAGACGCGTAATGATGTCATGCGTCAGGCCGTCAGCCGTTTCGCCGGAACCTTCCCGCCGGTCTGGCAGCGCATGGAAAGGCATCACAGCCAGCGACGGTCGGCGCGCCGCTCTCGAGCCGTTGTCGGCCCCTGTGCCAACCGCCGGAGCTGCAGATGAGACCGCGATGACGGTGCTCGGAGCCGCAGCAGGCGCGTCCGATACCTCCCGCCACCCTTTCCGGACCGGCTCAAAATCGAGAGCCTCGGATTCGTACAGCCGCGCCGCCGCGGCCAGCTGCCGCTTGCACGCATCGATGCGACCGCGCAGAGCAAGGCGGCGCAGCAATTCGATCTGCGCCTTGGGGTCGAACGGAGCGACAACGACCCATTTTTCAACCGCGGCGAGGCCCTCGGTGGAATCTGCAGGCAGGCCCTCGACCAGCCGTTGAAGGAGCGTAGCGCGGAATGCGGCGTATCGGCTTTGCTGCCCAGTCAGCCACAGGTTGAATTCGGGGCACCGCTCGATGGCGAGCCCTTCGACCAGTTCGCCCCTGTACAGTTCCGACAGAGCCTGCAGTTGCTCGACGCTCAACCTCTCCACCCCGCTTTCCATAGCGGAAGCGACTTCGATGGCGTCAACGAACCAACCGTCGAGTTGCAGCGCGACCGCGTCACCGGCGGTCACGACGATCTTTCCGCCCGGGTCTCCGAACAGGCCCCTCAGCTTGCTGAGGCACCAACGTAGCTCGCCCCTCGGATCGTTGGCTGCTTCATCCCACAGCAATTCGCACAGCCGGCCACGCTGCGCCGGGCGGCCTGTCAGCGCGAGATAAGCGAGGAGGCCGCACGTCTTGCGTGAGGCTGGTAGTTCCAGCGGCCTGTCCCTGCGCTCAATTGCGAGCGGGCCCAGCATGCGGATCCGAATGTCGACGATCTCGCGATGATCTCCTAACAAACCCAATTCCATAGTCATTTCCACGGTCGCTCCCACGGCGGAGAACGCCAGGAGCTTGTATCATTGAATTCGTTCGGCCGCACCCGGCATTGCGCCGGCTGCCTCGCCAGCCAGACAGGAGACAACTATGCCGGCTGCAACACCCATCAGAAGCACGCAGGGCCGTGGCCGTCTTTTCGACAGCATCCTTGACACGGTCGGCGACACCCCCGTCATCCGAGTGAACAATCTCGGTGTCGACGGCAGGAAAATTTACGTCAAGGCGGAATTCTTCAATCCGGCCTCGTCCGTCAAGGATCGGCTCGCGCTGAACGTGATCGAGGCGGCCGAGCACGCCGGCGCTCTCAAGCCCGGCCAGACTGTTGTCGAGGCCACCAGCGGCAACACCGGCATCGGGCTGGCGATGGTGTGCGCCCAGAAAGGCTATCCTCTCGTGGTGACGATGGCAGACAGCTTCTCGGTCGAACGACGGAAGCTTATGCGCATGCTCGGTGCCAAAGTGGTGCTGACGCCGCGGGCCGAGAAGGGGTTCGGCATGTATCAGAAGGCGGTCGAGTTGGCCGAAACCCACGGCTGGTTCCTCGCTCGGCAATTTGAGACGAAGGCAAACGCCGACATCCATGAGAGCACGACCGGTCGGGAAATCATCAATGACTTTGCTGGTCAGCGCCTGGACGTCTTTGTCACCGGCTACGGGACCGGGGGAACGATCACGGGCGTTGCTCGCGTGCTGAGGCGCGCACGACCCGAGACTCGTATCGTGCTGTGCGAACCTGCGAACGCTCAATTGGTTGGCAGCGCTGCTGTGCAACGGCGTACTGCGGACGGAGCACCGTCGGGCAGCCATCCGGCCTGGGAATCGCATCCGATCCAGGGTTGGACCCCGGACTTCATTCCTGCCGTGCTGCAAGAGAGCATCGATTCCAGCTTTTATGACGAAATCCATTCGGTCGCCGGCGCTGACGGCATAGCCTGGACCAGGCAGCTCGCCCACAAGGAGGGCATCTTCACAGGAATTTCAGGTGGATCGACCTTTGCAGTCGCGCGCCGGATAGCCGAACGTTCATCGGCCGGATCGGTGATCCTATGCATGTTGCCGGATACCGGGGAAAGATACCTCAGCACGCCGCTGTTCGATTCCATTGCAGCGGAAATGAATGAGGAGGAACTCGCGCTCTCCCGTTCGACCCCGAGTTGCCGGTTCGCGGCGGCCTGAGATCTGAAAATGAAAGTACAGCCTCCGCCCGCAAACCGTGCGCACGAAGAAACGCTCGATCCCCGGGACTGGGCCGATGCGCGAGCGCTCGCACATCGCGCTGTAGACGACTCGATCGCCTATCTGCGCGATATTCGGGATCGTCCGGTATGGCGGGATATGCCTCGCGAGGTCAGGAGCTCCTTCGAGACGCCCCTCCCCCGTTTGTCCATGCCGCTGTCGGACGTCTACCGCGAAGTCGCCGAAACGGTGATGCCCTATCCAATGGGCAACATCCATCCGCGGTTCTGGGCCTGGTATATGGGGTCGAGCAACTTCACGGGAGCACTGGCGGACTTTCTGGCGGCAGTTCAGGGATCAAACCTTGGCGGCGGGGATCACGCCGCGGCCAAGGTGGACGAACAGGTTGTCAACTGGTGCAAGGAGATGATCGGCTTTCCACGTTCGGCGAGCGGCACGCTTGTCAGCGGTGGATCGATGGCCAATACCGTAGCCCTGATC encodes:
- the cysK gene encoding cysteine synthase A, whose amino-acid sequence is MPAATPIRSTQGRGRLFDSILDTVGDTPVIRVNNLGVDGRKIYVKAEFFNPASSVKDRLALNVIEAAEHAGALKPGQTVVEATSGNTGIGLAMVCAQKGYPLVVTMADSFSVERRKLMRMLGAKVVLTPRAEKGFGMYQKAVELAETHGWFLARQFETKANADIHESTTGREIINDFAGQRLDVFVTGYGTGGTITGVARVLRRARPETRIVLCEPANAQLVGSAAVQRRTADGAPSGSHPAWESHPIQGWTPDFIPAVLQESIDSSFYDEIHSVAGADGIAWTRQLAHKEGIFTGISGGSTFAVARRIAERSSAGSVILCMLPDTGERYLSTPLFDSIAAEMNEEELALSRSTPSCRFAAA
- a CDS encoding UbiX family flavin prenyltransferase, which gives rise to MSGQRHIIVGISGASGAAIGARIVERLAEQPQCAVHLVVSGAAARTLHAEVGPDSLARLRDLATHVHDVTDIGACIASGSFSAAGMIVAPCSIRTLSAIAWGQLDNLLVRAADVQLKERRRLILLVRESPLHLGHLRAMTQASEIGAIIAPPLPAFYLRPQSLDDVVEQIACRAINLLGVAGLRTNAREWDGSGDCNLRPLMK
- the ubiT gene encoding ubiquinone anaerobic biosynthesis accessory factor UbiT, encoding MPPLLRQVLRPLPLLPLQIALGAVLRGILRRHPHLFDRLGSHRGKRFGIKPTDLPFAFVIQAGPGQPQLAAVRELPTDVDAAISASIVSLLALVEGRLDGDALMFARQLVIEGDIEAVLALRNAIDDAGLDLVGEIAALSGPFGEPAQRLLAAARDSLLKSTTNEGGMRRWS
- the ubiU gene encoding ubiquinone anaerobic biosynthesis protein UbiU; the protein is MELICPAGTPAALKSAVEAGADAVYCGFADETNARNFPGLNFSREQLRDGIAFAHRRGAKVLVAINTFPRAGAVDVWRRAVDDAAEAGADALILADVGLMDYAARRHPEQRLHVSVQAAAANVDAIAFYAENFGARRVVLPRVLSVPEIAEITRETACETEVFVFGGLCVMAEGRCSLSSYATGKSPNMQGVCSPPSHVAYQETPQGTTSRLGGFTINRFGRNEPAGYPTLCKGRFSTAQGAGYIFEDPVSLDATTLLAGLREAGVTALKIEGRQRGRAYVDGVVRHFRSVLAALDAGRSADGPDLTAFTEGQATTQGAYRKTWR
- a CDS encoding UbiD family decarboxylase, whose amino-acid sequence is MRRDVPRFRELSDFLRFLDERGQLRRIRDRVSVVHEITEIHRRVISAEGPVLLFERPIKACGSLSTMPLVTNLFGTVERVAWGMGVEPERLAELGEMMAELRAPQPPRDLRQALQKLPLARAALSTRPRLRSAAPVHECVTMGDDIDLTTLPAQICWPGEPAPLLTWPLVITVPPDASAGEQENVGVYRMQVLGRDRAIMRWLAHRGGARHHQQWQAQGRDMPIAIVIGADPATILSAVLPLPETVSELRFAGILRGERPELVACLTVPLSVPATAEIVLEGFVSATETEPEGPYGDHTGYYNAVESFPVLRVTAITTRRSPLYLSTFTGRAPDEPSRIGEALNTLFVPLIRQQFPEVVDCYLPPEACSYRIAIVAIQKRYPGQARRIMLGLWSMLPQFSYTKLLIVVDHDIDVRDWRAVMWAVATRSDSSRDLLPLANTPIDYLDFASPKSGLGGKLGIDATTKLGAETERAWGEVLAMDPGVAARVDAMWPSLGLTEAGAGRAASA
- a CDS encoding transcriptional regulator → MELGLLGDHREIVDIRIRMLGPLAIERRDRPLELPASRKTCGLLAYLALTGRPAQRGRLCELLWDEAANDPRGELRWCLSKLRGLFGDPGGKIVVTAGDAVALQLDGWFVDAIEVASAMESGVERLSVEQLQALSELYRGELVEGLAIERCPEFNLWLTGQQSRYAAFRATLLQRLVEGLPADSTEGLAAVEKWVVVAPFDPKAQIELLRRLALRGRIDACKRQLAAAARLYESEALDFEPVRKGWREVSDAPAAAPSTVIAVSSAAPAVGTGADNGSRAARRPSLAVMPFHALPDRREGSGETADGLTHDIITRLAKLRNFFVIAEGSVFALGGRRIGPEEAGRRLNVDYVASGSVRRRLGRLSVSVELIETATARILWTEDFDCKQDDVFSVIDDIGNRIVALIASEIETVERNRAVLRPPDSLDAWQAYHRGLWHMYRFTQRENETARQFFEMAVRLDPTFSRAHAGLSFTHWQSAFQHWGDREQQTIHALETAGRGLIVDEHDPAVHWAMGRALWLSGRHDDAIGELQHTVDLSPNFALGHYALAFVHSQSGDPLAAIKAADHSRLLSPFDPLLFGMLGSKAMAHVRLEQFDEAAAWSARAAMQPNAHVLILAIAAFCHALTGQIEQARAYASAIRKVRPLFTVDDYLNAFQFSADAALLFRKAAETIGLA